A genomic segment from Glycine max cultivar Williams 82 chromosome 1, Glycine_max_v4.0, whole genome shotgun sequence encodes:
- the LOC100810153 gene encoding methyl-CpG-binding domain-containing protein 2, with product MYHGKFSLTPKNEVKDLTGSSFPSYKHSSQLDPIDVSSSSDDENDLPNDDVSNQLVLYDPVANGNNAIELAPDPLQCEPPLLPRSKPSHSVPRALPSVGVFTVQCASCLKWRLIPTKEKYEEIREHIIEQPFVCQKAREWRPDVSCDDPEDISQDGSRVWAIDKPNIAQPPAGWERLLRIRAEGSSKFADIYYIAPSGKRLRSMVEVQKFLMEHPEYTRDGVTLSQFSFQIPRPLQENYVRKRSARLTSSYEVSEPVEHQQVSPLAWVDPEGCGGRLGLPPPPFMGSHDLDTTINMSISRPAKRQATHKGSL from the exons ATGTATCACGGTAAATTTTCCCTTACACCCAAGAATGAAGTCAAGGACTTGACAGGTTCAAGTTTTCCCAGTTACAAACATAGCAGTCAGCTGGATCCCATAGATGTTTCTTCATCTTCAGATGATGAAAATGACCTTCCTAATGATGATGTGTCTAATCAATTAGTCCTTTATGATCCTGTGGCGAATGGAAACAATGCAATTGAACTTGCACCTGATCCTCTCCAGTGTGAACCTCCATTGCTTCCAAGAAGCAAACCTTCACATTCAGTTCCTAGAGCTTTGCCTTCAGTTGGTGTTTTCACTGTTCAATGTGCATCCTGCTTGAAATGGAGGTTGATTCCAACAAAGGAAAAATATGAAGAAATACGTGAACATATCATTGAACAACCTTTTGTTTGTCAAAAAGCTCGTGAGTGGCGACCTGATGTATCTTGTGATGATCCAGAGGATATTTCTCAGGATGGCAGCAGGGTTTGGGCCATTGATAAGCCAAACATTGCACAGCCTCCAGCTGGATGGGAGCGACTGCTAAGGATCAGAGCTGAAGGAAGCTCCAAATTTGCAGATAT ATACTATATAGCACCATCAGGCAAGAGATTGCGCTCAATGGTAGAGGTCCAGAA GTTCTTGATGGAGCATCCTGAGTATACAAGAGATGGGGTAACTCTTTCACAGTTCTCATTTCAAATTCCAAGGCCATTACAAGAAAACTATGTGAGGAAGCGCTCCGCTAGACTTACCTCTTCATATGAAGTCAGCGAGCCTGTTGAACATCAGCAAG TGAGTCCTCTAGCATGGGTAGATCCAGAAGGGTGTGGTGGAAGACTGGGGCTTCCTCCCCCCCCATTCATGGGATCCCATGATCTTGACACTACTATCAATATGAGTATCAGCCGTCCTGCAAAGAGGCAAGCAACTCATAAAGGTTCCCTGTAG
- the LOC100786243 gene encoding sodium transporter HKT1, whose amino-acid sequence MGVLLFVLELNTMMKSTLSYFSRSLRFLAGLIAFHFHSFFIQLCYLMILSLVGYLGLKVSKPRNPVRLNDLDLFYTSVSASTASSMVAVEMEVFSNSQLILFTLLMFLGGEVFTSMLDLLFAGYKLQNKVSINPFPPTNHANQIELGLVLSIPHSDSENNNPCDSNIINVASCDRLKYNCLSYLTYAVLGYLVMVQFVGFSFVSLYMTLVPSARQVLKNKGIKIVTFSLFTVVSTFASCGFVPTNENMLVFKKNSGLLLLILPHVFLGNALYPPCLRLLIMVLKKVTKKEEFSYLLKNSIDVGYEHLLSDLRCCFLVATVLGFNLIQFVMLCSLEWKTKIMEGLNVYEKVVASLFQVTNARHAGESVFDLSSISSAILVLFVVMMYLPPYTTFLPVREHEKDVNKRNEKSVVDCLVLSQLSYLVIFIILICITESKSLKEDPLNFNVLYITLEVISAYGNVGFSTGYSCARQLKTDATCKDSWVGFSGRWSSKGKFILILVMFFGRLKKFNMKGGKAWKLSWPV is encoded by the exons ATGGGAGTACTTCTATTTGTACTTGAATTAAATACAATGATGAAGAGTACACTCTCGTACTTTTCACGCAGCCTTCGATTCTTGGCTGGTTTGATAGCCTTCCATTTCCACTCCTTTTTTATTCAACTTTGTTATTTGATGATCCTTTCTCTGGTTGGTTACTTGGGTCTTAAGGTTTCAAAGCCAAGGAACCCTGTTAGGCTCAATGACTTGGACCTCTTTTACACCTCCGTTTCTGCTTCCACAGCTTCTAGCATGGTAGCCGTTGAAATGGAGGTTTTCTCCAATTCTCAACTCATTCTCTTCACCCTTCTCATGTTTCTTGGCGGGGAAGTTTTCACTTCCATGCTCGACCTTCTATTTGCTggttataaattacaaaacaaaGTTAGCATCAATCCTTTTCCACCCACAAATCATGCAAATCAAATAGAGCTTGGTTTAGTACTTTCTATTCCTCACTCGGATTCAGAAAACAACAATCCATGTGACAGTAATATTATTAACGTTGCATCATGCGATAGACTCAAGTATAACTGTCTTAGTTATTTGACATATGCAGTTTTAGGTTACCTTGTGATGGTTCAATTTGTTGGCTTTAGTTTTGTGTCTTTGTATATGACTTTGGTACCGAGTGCAAGACAAGTACTGAAAAACAAAGGCATCAAGATTGTAACATTTTCTTTGTTTACCGTAGTTTCCACTTTTGCTAGTTGTGGTTTTGTCCCCACCAATGAGAACATGTTAGTTTTCAAGAAGAATTCGGGGCTTCTCCTCCTAATCCTCCCACACGTCTTTCTAGGTAACGCCCTGTATCCACCATGCTTGAGGCTTTTGATAATGGTTTTGAAAAAAGTTACAAAGAAAGAGGAATTCTCGTACTTGCTGAAGAATTCCATAGATGTGGGCTATGAACATTTGCTCTCTGATCTTCGTTGTTGCTTCCTGGTTGCTACTGTCTTGGGATTCAATCTTATACAATTTGTGATGCTTTGCTCTTTGGAGTGGAAAACCAAAATCATGGAGGGTTTGAATGTGTATGAGAAAGTGGTGGCGTCATTATTTCAAGTAACAAACGCGAGACACGCTGGTGAATCTGTTTTTGATCTCTCCTCCATCTCTTCAGCCATATTAGTACTCTTCGTTGTCATGAT GTACCTCCCACCATACACTACCTTCTTGCCAGTAAGAGAGCACGAAAAGGATGTCAACAAGAGAAACGAAAAAAGCGTAGTGGATTGTCTTGTATTGTCTCAGCTCTCTTACTTGGTCATTTTCATTATTCTGATTTGCATCACTGAGAGTAAAAGCTTAAAAGAGGATCCTCTCAACTTTAATGTGTTGTACATCACCTTAGAAGTCATCAG TGCTTATGGGAACGTAGGGTTCTCAACGGGATACAGCTGCGCTAGGCAATTGAAAACTGATGCAACGTGCAAAGATTCATGGGTTGGATTCTCGGGTAGGTGGAGTAGCAAAGGCAAGTTCATCCTTATCTTGGTCATGTTCTTTGGGAGGCTCAAGAAATTCAACATGAAAGGTGGCAAAGCATGGAAGCTCTCCTGGCCAGTATAA
- the LOC100797904 gene encoding Phospholipase A2-alpha-like precursor, which yields MVPTPQLKYVLLLFYCTFAFNLLSTPACALNIGAETTGVAVSVSKECSRQCESSFCSVPPLLRYGKYCGLLYSGCPGERPCDGLDACCMKHDQCVSAKNNDYLSQECSQTFINCMNNFKNSRAPTFKGNTCDADDVIEVIHVVMEAALLAGRVLHKP from the exons ATGGTTCCAACCCCCCAACTCAAGTATGTTCTTCTCCTCTTTTATTGTACTTTTGCCTTTAACTTGTTATCCACTCCTGCCTGTGCCCTCAACATAGGAGCTGAAACCACTGGAGTCGCTGTCTCTGTG AGCAAAGAGTGCAGTAGACAATGCGAGTCAAGTTTCTGCTCAG TTCCTCCATTATTGAGATATGGCAAGTACTGTGGACTTTTGTATAGTGGATGCCCTGGGGAAAGACCTTGTGATGGCCTTGACGCTTGTTGTATGAAGCATGATCAATGTGTGTCAGCCAAAAACA ATGACTACCTAAGCCAAGAGTGCAGTCAAACATTCATAAACTGTATGAATAACTTTAAGAACTCGAGGGCTCCTACATTCAAAGGAAACACGTGCGATGCGGATGATGTTATTGAAGTTATACATGTTGTGATGGAAGCTGCTTTACTGGCTGGAAGAGTTCTCCACAAGCCATAG